A genome region from Mesorhizobium sp. B2-1-8 includes the following:
- a CDS encoding phospholipase D-like domain-containing protein produces MNLRTAVILALFGLIALAGCAGTGRNACDLLAGQEACARPSLSAGTPGPRIAAAQFFGNDGGSDYEKRFLALLANNQLGAMDRANGTGPFGRNRRDVQNRDFQATYSTLRQLAGPVANAHLPPAGTGSGDGHFDGRWRASRQTLYIDAAARPSAPKTFDFSGLQARSTEIVVRQAGEQPADIEGTCDGALAIRAAGASRTISAGSAFRFRLSGGDDTVSLFPGDSLNRCTARIRSSLAPAGAPLMILREETADPGLSSFDSRYQRCPVPNGVGLDALERAFYASRWLSQTCALPIGEPKLLRKSRDGFNAKVEALMGAPLSDAAIDRGDPELPLDFSRAPRLKLIYLSSLEFKADFSGCIMERLIRHHAALGTKVRIMVTDVLERDKDDAMLHRLAAEFPNVELQEYRWQADHGAPIDEQISQLHKVHHIKMLATLARDPARSRVIIGGRNIHDGFLFHQPIDLSRYPDLEQYGKTDGFSLNYYSNWSDFDIEFADKATVETLAAHLSTIWLRDADTNLARPFSIPVHAGGHPRGNARHFISMPYEDDHALEAYFVELVDAAQHHIQIVNPYLNLTPSLARAFDRALARGVKIDIVGRIDLKGDIGGKFLTALNKLFVEKYGDRIDIREFKAPDVVLHSKIMMIDERLVAISSVNLNNRSFFHDSENGMMVLDPAFYARMKPVYDDYLAHSNPVSTNVMIPWAYRLLFDEAWVRQAF; encoded by the coding sequence TTGAACCTCCGCACGGCCGTCATCCTCGCCCTGTTCGGGCTCATCGCCCTTGCCGGTTGTGCCGGTACGGGCCGCAATGCCTGCGACCTCCTGGCGGGACAAGAGGCTTGCGCACGGCCCTCGCTGTCGGCCGGCACGCCCGGGCCGCGGATCGCGGCGGCGCAGTTCTTTGGTAATGACGGCGGCAGCGACTATGAAAAACGGTTCCTGGCGCTGCTCGCCAATAACCAGCTCGGCGCCATGGACCGTGCCAACGGCACCGGCCCGTTCGGGCGCAACCGCCGCGATGTCCAGAACCGCGATTTCCAGGCGACATATTCGACGCTGCGGCAACTGGCCGGACCCGTCGCCAACGCACATCTACCGCCGGCCGGCACAGGCAGCGGCGACGGCCATTTCGACGGCCGCTGGCGGGCGTCGCGGCAGACGCTCTACATCGATGCGGCGGCGCGGCCCTCGGCCCCCAAGACTTTCGATTTCTCCGGCCTGCAGGCACGCAGCACCGAGATCGTCGTGCGCCAGGCGGGCGAGCAGCCTGCCGACATCGAAGGCACTTGCGACGGCGCATTGGCGATCCGCGCCGCCGGAGCCTCACGCACCATCTCCGCCGGCTCGGCATTTCGCTTTCGCCTGTCGGGCGGAGACGACACCGTCAGCCTGTTCCCGGGCGACAGCCTGAACCGCTGCACGGCAAGAATCCGCTCCAGCCTTGCCCCGGCCGGCGCGCCACTCATGATCCTGCGCGAAGAGACCGCGGATCCGGGGCTCTCCAGCTTCGACAGCCGCTACCAGCGCTGCCCGGTCCCCAATGGCGTCGGCCTCGACGCGCTTGAACGCGCCTTCTATGCCAGCCGCTGGCTGTCGCAGACCTGCGCCTTGCCGATCGGCGAGCCCAAGCTGCTGCGCAAGTCGAGAGACGGCTTCAACGCCAAGGTCGAGGCGCTGATGGGGGCGCCGCTGTCGGATGCGGCAATAGACAGAGGCGACCCCGAGCTGCCGCTCGATTTCTCCAGGGCGCCAAGGCTGAAGCTGATCTATCTGTCCTCGCTCGAATTCAAGGCCGACTTTTCCGGCTGCATCATGGAACGGCTGATCCGCCACCATGCAGCGCTTGGCACCAAGGTCCGCATCATGGTCACCGACGTGCTGGAGCGCGACAAGGACGACGCCATGCTGCACCGCCTGGCGGCCGAATTCCCCAATGTCGAGCTGCAGGAATATCGCTGGCAGGCAGACCATGGCGCGCCGATCGACGAACAGATTTCACAACTGCACAAAGTCCATCATATCAAGATGCTGGCGACGCTGGCGCGGGACCCCGCGCGTTCGCGCGTCATCATCGGCGGCCGCAACATCCATGACGGTTTCCTGTTCCATCAGCCGATCGACCTGTCGCGCTACCCGGACCTCGAGCAATACGGCAAGACCGACGGCTTTTCGCTGAACTACTATTCGAACTGGAGCGACTTCGACATCGAGTTCGCCGACAAGGCGACGGTCGAGACACTCGCCGCGCATCTGTCGACGATATGGCTGCGCGACGCCGACACCAACCTGGCGCGCCCCTTCTCCATCCCGGTCCACGCCGGCGGCCACCCCCGAGGCAATGCCCGGCATTTCATTTCGATGCCCTATGAGGACGACCATGCGCTGGAGGCCTATTTCGTCGAACTGGTCGACGCCGCCCAGCACCATATCCAGATCGTCAACCCTTACCTCAATCTGACGCCGAGCCTCGCCCGCGCCTTCGACAGGGCGCTCGCCCGTGGCGTCAAGATCGACATTGTCGGTCGCATCGACCTCAAGGGCGATATCGGCGGCAAGTTCCTCACCGCGCTCAACAAGCTGTTCGTCGAGAAATATGGCGACCGCATCGACATCCGCGAGTTCAAGGCACCCGACGTGGTGCTGCATTCCAAGATCATGATGATCGATGAAAGGCTGGTCGCCATCTCCTCGGTCAACCTCAACAACCGCAGCTTCTTCCACGATTCGGAGAACGGCATGATGGTGCTCGACCCCGCCTTCTACGCCAGGATGAAGCCGGTCTATGACGACTACCTCGCCCACTCGAACCCGGTTTCCACCAATGTGATGATCCCGTGGGCCTACCGGCTGCTGTTCGACGAGGCGTGGGTCAGGCAGGCGTTCTGA
- a CDS encoding dihydrodipicolinate synthase family protein — MWTGVFPAVTTKFTADDRLDHAEMERCFSLQMEAGCDGIIVCGSLGEGPMLSPDEKIEVLKTAQKVAGKKPVLLTVNEAGTREAASIARRAAKEGANGLMVVPSPIYHTNAEETVAALRAVAEAGDLPVMIYSNRLAYRVDVTVDQMEELASDKRFVAIKESSDDIRRSTEIINRLGSRYDLFTGVDNLAFEALSVGAIGWVAGLVTAFPRETVAIYQLMKHGRREEALAIYRWFRPLLDLDVSTYLVQNIKLAEVFAINTNDRVRMPRMPLSGERRKTVEKIVKDALAVRPTLPQF; from the coding sequence ATGTGGACCGGAGTTTTCCCCGCCGTCACGACCAAATTCACCGCCGACGACCGGCTCGACCACGCGGAGATGGAGCGTTGCTTCAGCTTGCAGATGGAGGCCGGCTGCGACGGCATCATCGTCTGCGGCTCGCTCGGCGAGGGGCCGATGCTGTCGCCTGACGAGAAGATCGAGGTACTGAAGACCGCGCAGAAGGTCGCAGGCAAGAAGCCGGTGCTGCTGACCGTCAACGAGGCCGGCACCCGCGAGGCCGCCAGCATTGCCAGGCGCGCCGCCAAGGAAGGCGCCAACGGCCTGATGGTGGTGCCGAGCCCGATTTACCACACCAACGCCGAAGAGACGGTGGCGGCCCTGCGCGCCGTCGCCGAGGCCGGCGACCTGCCGGTCATGATCTATTCCAACCGGCTCGCCTACCGCGTCGACGTCACCGTCGACCAGATGGAGGAACTGGCATCGGACAAGCGCTTCGTCGCCATCAAGGAATCCTCCGACGACATCCGCCGCTCGACCGAGATCATCAACCGCCTGGGCAGCCGCTACGACCTGTTCACCGGCGTCGACAATCTCGCCTTCGAGGCGCTGTCGGTCGGCGCCATCGGCTGGGTGGCCGGCCTGGTCACCGCCTTCCCCCGCGAGACCGTCGCCATCTACCAGCTGATGAAGCATGGCCGCCGCGAAGAGGCGCTCGCCATCTACCGCTGGTTCCGGCCGCTGCTCGACCTCGATGTCTCGACCTACCTGGTGCAGAACATCAAGCTTGCCGAAGTGTTCGCCATCAACACCAATGACCGCGTGCGCATGCCGCGCATGCCGCTGTCGGGCGAACGCCGCAAGACCGTCGAGAAGATCGTCAAGGATGCGCTCGCGGTACGGCCGACGCTGCCTCAGTTCTAA
- the rnk gene encoding nucleoside diphosphate kinase regulator, whose translation MQHATGLRPSAQVLISDTEHERLTGLARTVLDRAPETAEELLAELDRAVVTEAAAIPAGVVRMGSTVTVRGEVGDIKRITLVYPGDADIAENRISVLTPMGTALVGASIGQVVCWSGRGGHKLSVTVEAVDTPAGGGEH comes from the coding sequence ATGCAACATGCAACGGGACTGCGTCCATCCGCCCAGGTTCTGATCAGCGACACCGAGCATGAAAGGTTGACCGGCCTGGCCAGGACCGTGCTCGACCGCGCGCCCGAGACGGCCGAAGAGCTGCTGGCGGAACTGGATCGGGCGGTGGTCACCGAAGCGGCGGCAATTCCGGCCGGCGTGGTGCGAATGGGCTCGACAGTCACGGTTCGCGGTGAAGTCGGTGACATCAAGCGCATCACGCTGGTCTATCCGGGCGACGCAGACATTGCCGAAAACCGGATCTCGGTGCTGACGCCGATGGGAACGGCGCTTGTCGGCGCCAGCATCGGGCAAGTGGTGTGCTGGAGCGGTCGTGGCGGCCACAAACTGTCGGTGACCGTGGAGGCCGTCGATACGCCCGCCGGCGGCGGCGAGCACTGA
- a CDS encoding nucleoside-diphosphate kinase has protein sequence MKSGSCQLTTKDFAVLEVMLERRRAFADPMVRMIEEKLSNARVVPIESVEPDIVTLNSRVVFCVDAGATETRTLVQNEVRGPVGSSLSLATRRGLCMLGMAQGQTASLEHPDGRRESTRIKAVLYQPEAARRAARERAAAGGPRPHGLTLVYSADTSIRPLGGTAGMRQTGRDDDPGPSAA, from the coding sequence ATGAAAAGCGGGAGCTGCCAGCTGACCACGAAGGATTTCGCCGTCCTGGAGGTGATGCTCGAGCGCCGACGGGCCTTCGCGGATCCGATGGTCCGGATGATCGAAGAGAAGCTTTCCAATGCCCGCGTCGTGCCCATCGAGTCGGTCGAACCCGATATCGTGACGCTGAACAGCCGGGTGGTGTTTTGCGTCGATGCCGGTGCGACCGAGACGCGCACCCTGGTGCAGAACGAAGTGCGCGGACCGGTCGGCTCCAGCCTGTCGCTGGCAACCAGACGCGGGCTGTGCATGCTTGGCATGGCGCAAGGCCAGACGGCCTCGCTCGAGCATCCCGACGGCAGGCGCGAATCGACCCGGATCAAGGCGGTGCTCTATCAGCCGGAAGCCGCGCGGCGGGCAGCCCGGGAAAGAGCCGCCGCCGGCGGACCGCGGCCGCACGGCCTGACCCTCGTCTACAGCGCCGACACCTCCATCCGGCCTCTTGGCGGGACGGCAGGAATGCGGCAGACAGGGAGAGACGACGATCCGGGTCCGTCGGCGGCGTGA
- a CDS encoding D-amino acid dehydrogenase, which yields MKIMVLGSGVIGVTTAYYLAEAGHEVTVIDRQKGPALETSFANAGEISPGYASPWAGPGIPLKAIKWLLMKHGPLVVRPAFDPPMWTWLVKMLRNCTAERYAINKSRMVPLAEYSRDMLKALREATGIAYDERTQGTLQLFRTQKQLDGTSGDVEVLKKYGVPYEVLDPDGCVAAEPALAGVREKFVGGLRLPHDETGDCKMFTDKLTELCVARGVKFEYDVTIWRVIRSRNRVANLSTSKGWKGADAYVMALGSYSAGFMRRMKRPIPVYPVKGYSITVPIKDAALAPVSTVMDETYKVAITRLGDRIRVGGTAEISGFDLRLHESRRRTLEHSVGDLFPGSGAMREATFWCGLRPMTPDGPPLIGRTELSNLFLNTGHGTLGWTMACGSAKVLADIISNRVPDIDVRALAQERYLK from the coding sequence ATGAAGATCATGGTGCTGGGCAGCGGCGTCATCGGGGTGACCACGGCCTACTATCTCGCCGAGGCCGGCCACGAGGTGACGGTGATCGACCGCCAGAAAGGCCCGGCGCTGGAGACCAGCTTTGCCAATGCCGGTGAGATTTCGCCCGGCTATGCCTCGCCTTGGGCCGGCCCCGGCATTCCGCTCAAGGCGATCAAGTGGCTCTTGATGAAGCATGGCCCGCTGGTGGTGCGGCCGGCATTCGACCCGCCTATGTGGACATGGCTGGTCAAGATGCTGCGCAACTGCACCGCCGAGCGCTACGCCATCAACAAATCGCGCATGGTGCCGCTGGCGGAATACAGCCGTGACATGCTGAAGGCGCTGCGCGAAGCAACGGGCATTGCTTATGACGAGCGGACCCAGGGCACGCTGCAGCTGTTTCGCACGCAAAAGCAGCTCGACGGCACGTCAGGCGATGTCGAGGTGCTGAAGAAATATGGCGTGCCCTATGAAGTCCTCGATCCGGACGGCTGTGTCGCGGCCGAGCCGGCGCTGGCCGGGGTGCGCGAGAAGTTCGTCGGCGGTCTCAGGCTGCCGCATGACGAGACCGGCGACTGCAAGATGTTCACCGACAAGCTGACCGAGCTCTGCGTGGCGCGCGGTGTCAAGTTCGAATACGACGTGACGATCTGGCGCGTCATCCGCAGTCGCAATCGGGTCGCCAACCTGAGCACCAGCAAGGGTTGGAAGGGGGCCGATGCCTACGTCATGGCGTTGGGCAGCTATTCGGCGGGCTTCATGCGCCGGATGAAGCGGCCGATCCCGGTCTATCCGGTCAAGGGCTATTCGATAACAGTGCCGATCAAGGACGCCGCCTTGGCCCCGGTGTCGACGGTGATGGACGAAACCTACAAGGTCGCGATCACCCGGCTCGGCGACCGCATCCGCGTCGGCGGCACGGCCGAGATTTCCGGTTTCGATCTCAGGCTGCACGAATCGCGGCGCCGCACCCTCGAACACTCGGTCGGCGATCTCTTTCCCGGCTCCGGCGCCATGCGCGAGGCGACGTTCTGGTGCGGGCTGCGGCCGATGACTCCGGACGGACCGCCGCTGATCGGCCGCACCGAACTTTCCAACCTCTTTCTCAACACAGGCCATGGAACGCTCGGCTGGACCATGGCCTGCGGCTCGGCCAAGGTGCTGGCCGACATCATCTCGAACCGGGTGCCCGACATCGACGTGCGCGCCCTGGCGCAGGAGCGCTATCTGAAATAG
- a CDS encoding LysR family transcriptional regulator, producing the protein MNWDDVRIFLAVARAGQILGAARRLELNHATVSRRIAALEEALRTKLFRRLTTGSELTPAGERFLDIAERMEGDMIAARSTISGEGDDVSGTVRIGAPDGFGVAFLAKRLGELTALHRELTIQLVPVPRSFSLSRREADIAITVERPTEGRLVAGKLVDYSLGLFASRAYVDAHGLPKTAAELGQHTLIGYVPDLIVSPSLDYAAEFSADWRTSFAISSALGQAEAVRSGAGIGILHTFVARSMPELVAVDVVAPIRRAYWLVYHESVRPLRRVQIVASFITKAVERERGLFL; encoded by the coding sequence ATGAATTGGGATGACGTCCGCATCTTCCTCGCCGTGGCGCGCGCCGGCCAGATCCTTGGCGCGGCGCGGCGGCTGGAGCTCAACCATGCCACCGTCTCGCGCCGCATCGCGGCCCTCGAGGAAGCCCTGAGGACGAAACTCTTCCGCCGGCTGACCACCGGCAGCGAGCTGACGCCGGCCGGCGAGCGCTTCCTCGACATCGCCGAGCGCATGGAAGGCGACATGATCGCCGCACGCTCGACCATATCAGGCGAAGGCGATGACGTGTCCGGAACCGTGCGCATCGGCGCACCCGACGGCTTCGGCGTTGCCTTCCTGGCCAAGCGGCTGGGCGAACTCACCGCCCTGCACCGCGAACTCACCATCCAGCTCGTGCCGGTGCCGCGCTCCTTCTCGCTGTCGCGGCGCGAGGCCGATATCGCGATTACCGTCGAGCGGCCGACCGAAGGCCGGCTGGTGGCGGGAAAGCTGGTCGACTATTCGCTCGGCCTGTTCGCCTCTCGCGCCTATGTCGACGCGCATGGCCTGCCCAAAACCGCCGCCGAACTCGGCCAGCACACCCTCATTGGCTATGTGCCGGACCTCATCGTCAGCCCTTCGCTCGATTATGCCGCGGAATTCAGCGCGGATTGGCGCACCAGCTTCGCCATCTCCTCGGCGCTCGGCCAGGCTGAAGCCGTGCGCTCCGGCGCCGGGATCGGCATCCTGCACACCTTCGTCGCCCGCTCAATGCCGGAACTGGTGGCCGTCGATGTGGTCGCGCCAATCCGCCGCGCTTACTGGCTGGTCTATCACGAATCGGTCAGGCCGCTGCGTCGCGTGCAGATCGTCGCCAGTTTCATCACCAAGGCGGTTGAACGCGAGCGGGGCCTCTTCCTATAG
- the alr gene encoding alanine racemase has protein sequence MNDAPTTLLPDDVAAVSEAAAGAILTIDLGAIRENYRRLKARLGGARCAGVVKADGYGLGASQVASALAEEGCDTFFVALLAEGIALRKAIGAGPEIYVLNGLPPGSEPEAVASDLCAVVNSSAQLKAWRAAAHRAGRKLPAAIQVDSGMSRLGMAPAEVEALARDGSAFDGVGVRYVMSHLACADEPRHPANEQQRLAFERLRAMLPGAPASLANSSGIFLGPSYHHGLVRPGAALYGINPTPAEPNPMLPVVRLQAKVAQTRNAAKGTGIGYGHTYHAEGPLSLATISFGYADGWLRRSASAAWFEGARLPFLGRVSMDSIILDISALPSGKLREGDLVELLGPSQSVDEAAGHAGTIGYEILASLGRRFHRRYVGG, from the coding sequence ATGAACGACGCCCCCACAACATTGCTGCCCGATGATGTCGCTGCCGTAAGCGAGGCGGCGGCCGGGGCGATTCTCACCATCGATCTCGGTGCGATCCGCGAAAACTATCGGCGGCTGAAGGCAAGGCTGGGCGGTGCACGCTGCGCCGGCGTGGTCAAGGCCGACGGCTACGGTCTCGGCGCGAGCCAAGTGGCATCGGCGCTGGCGGAAGAAGGCTGCGACACCTTCTTCGTCGCGCTGCTGGCCGAAGGCATCGCGCTCCGCAAGGCGATCGGGGCCGGACCTGAAATCTACGTGCTGAACGGACTGCCGCCGGGCTCCGAGCCGGAAGCGGTCGCGTCCGATCTCTGCGCGGTCGTCAACAGTAGCGCGCAGTTGAAGGCCTGGCGTGCGGCGGCACATCGCGCTGGCCGAAAACTTCCGGCCGCCATCCAGGTCGACAGCGGCATGTCGCGGCTTGGCATGGCACCAGCCGAAGTCGAGGCGCTGGCCCGGGATGGCAGCGCGTTCGACGGCGTCGGCGTCAGATATGTGATGAGCCACCTGGCCTGCGCCGACGAGCCGCGCCATCCCGCCAATGAACAGCAGCGGCTGGCCTTCGAACGGTTGCGCGCCATGCTGCCAGGGGCGCCCGCCTCGCTCGCCAATTCCTCCGGCATCTTTCTCGGGCCGTCCTATCATCATGGTCTCGTCCGCCCCGGCGCCGCGCTCTACGGCATCAATCCGACGCCTGCCGAACCCAACCCGATGCTGCCGGTGGTGCGGCTGCAGGCCAAGGTGGCGCAGACGCGCAACGCCGCAAAAGGCACAGGCATCGGCTATGGCCATACCTATCATGCGGAAGGGCCGCTCAGTCTGGCGACGATCTCGTTCGGCTATGCGGATGGCTGGCTGCGCCGGTCCGCGTCGGCCGCCTGGTTCGAGGGGGCGCGCCTGCCTTTCCTCGGACGCGTGTCGATGGATTCGATCATTCTCGACATTTCCGCCTTGCCGTCCGGCAAGCTTCGCGAAGGGGATCTCGTCGAACTGCTCGGCCCTTCGCAAAGCGTCGACGAAGCCGCCGGCCATGCCGGCACCATCGGTTACGAAATCCTGGCCAGTCTCGGCAGGCGGTTCCACCGGCGCTATGTCGGTGGTTGA
- a CDS encoding GntR family transcriptional regulator: MEASTVSEPAAIKAYRILEHMIVTLELAPASFITEGSLIERLALGRTPVREAIQRLAWEGLLDVRPRAGIAIAPLHPGDWLRVLDARRGVEVVLARSAARFVTREAADLFHEAALAMQKAVISGNVLAFIQADKALDEALALAADNPFAARLAAPLQTHSRRFWFRYKADTGLAESAEHHVALIRSILDGDEEGAAKDAKKLMALLRGHAEVAATR; this comes from the coding sequence ATGGAAGCAAGCACTGTGTCCGAGCCTGCGGCGATCAAGGCTTATCGCATCCTCGAACACATGATCGTCACGCTCGAACTGGCCCCGGCGAGTTTCATCACCGAGGGTTCCTTGATCGAGCGGCTGGCGCTCGGCCGCACGCCCGTGCGCGAGGCGATCCAGCGGCTGGCCTGGGAAGGACTGCTCGACGTCAGGCCCCGTGCCGGCATTGCGATAGCGCCTCTGCATCCCGGCGACTGGCTGCGCGTGCTCGACGCCCGGCGCGGCGTCGAGGTGGTGCTCGCACGATCAGCCGCCCGCTTCGTCACCCGCGAGGCCGCCGACCTGTTTCACGAGGCCGCGCTCGCCATGCAGAAAGCGGTCATTTCGGGCAATGTGCTTGCCTTCATCCAGGCCGACAAGGCACTCGACGAGGCGCTGGCGCTGGCCGCCGACAACCCGTTCGCCGCCCGGCTGGCCGCCCCCCTGCAGACCCACAGCCGCCGCTTCTGGTTCCGCTACAAGGCGGACACCGGACTGGCTGAATCCGCCGAGCACCATGTCGCATTGATCCGCTCGATCCTGGACGGCGACGAAGAAGGCGCCGCCAAGGACGCCAAGAAACTGATGGCGCTGCTGCGCGGCCATGCCGAGGTGGCCGCGACACGCTGA
- a CDS encoding CoA-acylating methylmalonate-semialdehyde dehydrogenase, with the protein MIDYGHFIGGKRVAGTSGRKQDVMQPMDGTVRGTVALASQAELRAAVENAKAAQPKWAATNPQRRVRVLMKFLELVARDYDELAEILAREHGKTIADAKGDIQRGLEVVEVCIGAPHMMKGEFTDGAGPGIDAYSMRQPLGVVAGITPFNFPAMIPLWKIAPALACGNAFILKPSERDPGVPMRIAELFLEAGLPAGILNVVNGDKEVVDAILDDPDIKAVGFVGSTPIAQYIYARGCAAGKRVQCFGGAKNHMIIMPDADMDQTVDALIGAGYGSAGERCMAISVAVPVGNDTANRLMEKLVPRVESLKVGPSTDSAADFGPLVTAQALERVKGYVDTGVKEGAKLVVDGRGFRMQGYEDGYYMGGCLFDNVTPDMRIYKEEIFGPVLSVVRAPTYENALKLANDHEMGNGVAIFTRDGDAARDFASRVQVGMVGINVPIPVPIAYYTFGGWKASSFGDLNQHGPDAFRFYTKTKTVTSRWPSGVKDGAEFVIPTMN; encoded by the coding sequence ATGATCGACTACGGTCATTTCATCGGCGGCAAGCGTGTCGCCGGCACCAGCGGCCGCAAACAGGACGTCATGCAGCCGATGGACGGCACCGTGCGCGGCACGGTGGCGCTGGCCTCGCAGGCGGAACTGCGCGCGGCGGTCGAGAACGCCAAGGCGGCGCAGCCCAAATGGGCCGCGACCAATCCGCAGCGCCGCGTGCGCGTGCTGATGAAATTCCTCGAACTGGTTGCCCGCGACTATGACGAACTGGCCGAGATCCTGGCGCGCGAACATGGCAAGACCATCGCCGACGCCAAGGGCGACATCCAGCGCGGCCTCGAAGTGGTCGAGGTCTGCATCGGCGCGCCGCATATGATGAAGGGTGAGTTCACCGACGGCGCCGGCCCCGGCATCGACGCCTATTCGATGCGCCAGCCGCTCGGCGTCGTCGCCGGCATCACGCCGTTCAACTTCCCGGCGATGATCCCGCTGTGGAAGATTGCCCCGGCGCTGGCCTGCGGCAACGCCTTCATCCTGAAGCCTTCCGAGCGCGATCCGGGCGTGCCGATGCGCATTGCCGAACTGTTCCTGGAGGCCGGTCTGCCGGCCGGCATCCTCAACGTCGTCAACGGCGACAAGGAGGTGGTCGACGCTATCCTCGACGATCCGGACATCAAGGCCGTCGGCTTTGTCGGCTCGACGCCGATCGCTCAGTACATCTATGCGCGCGGCTGTGCGGCTGGCAAGCGCGTGCAGTGCTTCGGCGGCGCCAAGAACCACATGATCATCATGCCCGACGCCGACATGGACCAGACCGTCGACGCGCTGATCGGCGCCGGCTACGGCTCGGCCGGCGAGCGCTGCATGGCGATCTCGGTGGCCGTGCCGGTCGGCAACGACACCGCCAACCGGCTGATGGAGAAGCTCGTCCCTCGCGTCGAGAGCCTGAAGGTCGGCCCGTCGACGGATTCGGCCGCCGATTTCGGCCCGCTGGTCACCGCCCAGGCGCTGGAGCGCGTCAAGGGCTACGTCGACACCGGCGTCAAGGAAGGCGCCAAGCTCGTCGTCGACGGCCGCGGCTTCAGGATGCAGGGCTATGAGGACGGCTACTATATGGGCGGTTGCCTGTTCGACAACGTCACGCCCGACATGCGCATCTACAAGGAAGAGATCTTTGGGCCGGTGCTGTCCGTGGTACGCGCGCCGACCTATGAGAATGCCCTCAAGCTCGCCAACGACCATGAGATGGGCAATGGCGTTGCCATCTTCACCCGCGACGGCGACGCGGCGCGCGACTTCGCCAGCCGTGTCCAGGTCGGCATGGTCGGCATCAACGTGCCGATCCCGGTGCCGATCGCCTACTACACCTTCGGCGGCTGGAAGGCATCTTCCTTCGGCGACCTCAACCAGCACGGCCCGGACGCGTTCCGCTTCTACACCAAGACCAAGACGGTGACCTCGCGCTGGCCGTCCGGCGTCAAGGACGGCGCCGAGTTCGTCATTCCGACGATGAACTAG